One region of Culex pipiens pallens isolate TS chromosome 2, TS_CPP_V2, whole genome shotgun sequence genomic DNA includes:
- the LOC120414984 gene encoding uncharacterized protein LOC120414984 isoform X2, with amino-acid sequence MSLYSPIGDTNVAGSMCGGRYTLVYQQLDRFFAKLRAIGATLVFFCDGVVQEEKYVTWNERQKRKYEDTIRILDAVDEGISLDTLINLFRRDFPGNWLYPVKEVAKKHGRVVTSIANECDKELVQYANSVNALAIISNDTDFLIYEGFWQYWSCKDMNFETLTTKAYNRVGLVRHLGLEFRQMPLLATLAGNDVIHYDEVKQFHRTLGSPRTKFNDLARFVDQQQISARTHEVDLRKLVFHVFGEEDDELFQRFQKSLDLYDLDKWNPIQTVKHDQTVNLLLTLSSKFMYQIYMGHPFEMTGFVTDLREHQVGWRYPQLAIRLEQRKVGIILYHRENSTLMRLVTKLSHDEDYTLHVFNAEFPQNIRVPPLLDLLSKQPDIQASLYETKLALLCWIASDTLNSHQLAPTPYILHPTLLTLYFLLESRVLHLFEADLLLQIAFDVAFERCDLLRVQYPRGEFNPRAFRIAFLYPKMYNHLAKAVRDVGLDGPDYREHPQFDGVLFHARYEEWAQGKGRLDGIHQWRIYAHLGGESEL; translated from the exons ATGTCGCTGTACAGCCCCATTGGAGACACGAACGTAGCGGGAAGCATGTGCGGTGGCCGCTATACGCTCGTTTACCAGCAGCTGGACCGATTTTTCGCTAAACTTCGGGCTATCGGAGCGACGCTGGTATTTTTCTGCGACGGGGTCGTTCAAGAGGAAAAGTACGTAACTTGGAACGAGCGTCAAAAGAGGAAGTATGAAGATACTATAAGAATTTTGGACGCCGTCGACGAGGGGATCAGTTTGGACACGTTGATCAACCTGTTCCGTCGGGATTTTCCCGGGAATTGGCTGTACCCGGTGAAGGAAGTAGCGAAGAAGCACGGCCGGGTCGTAACTTCGATCGCCAACGAGTGCGACAAGGAGCTGGTTCAGTATGCCAACTCGGTTAACGCGCTGGCGATCATTTCGAACGACACGGACTTTTTGATCTACGAGGGTTTCTGGCAGTACTGGTCTTGCAAGGACATGAACTTTGAAACGTTGACTACGAAGGCGTACAACCGGGTGGGCTTGGTTAGACATCTGGGCTTGGAGTTCCGACAGATGCCGTTGCTGGCGACTCTTGCCGGGAACGACGTTATTCACTACGATGAGGTGAAGCAGTTTCATCGAACGCTGGGAAGTCCGAGGACTAAGTTTAACGATCTGGCTCGCTTCGTTGATCAGCAGCAAATTTCTGCCAGGACCCACGAGGTGGATCTACGGAAGCTGGTGTTTCACGTGTTTGGCGAAGAAGACGATGAGCTGTTTCAGCGGTTCCAGAAAAGTCTGGATTTGTACGATTTG gACAAGTGGAACCCAATTCAGACGGTGAAGCATGACCAAACAGTCAACTTGTTGCTGACCTTGTCCAGCAAGTTCATGTACCAGATCTACATGGGCCATCCGTTCGAAATGACGGGCTTTGTTACCGATTTGCGCGAACATCAAGTCGGGTGGCGTTACCCACAGCTGGCGATCCGGCTGGAGCAGCGCAAGGTCGGTATCATTCTCTACCATCGAGAAAACTCTACACTGATGAGGCTCGTGACGAAATTGAGCCACGACGAGGACTACACTTTGCACGTCTTTAACGCGGAATTTCCCCAGAACATCCGCGTTCCTCCACTTCTTGACTTGCTCAGCAAACAGCCGGACATTCAGGCAAGTCTGTACGAAACCAAACTAGCCCTGCTCTGCTGGATTGCTTCCGATACGCTGAACAGCCACCAACTAGCACCAACTCCGTACATCCTCCATCCAACGCTCCTAACGCTGTACTTCCTGCTGGAATCCCGCGTACTGCACCTTTTCGAGGCCGACCTGCTGCTTCAGATCGCTTTTGACGTAGCATTTGAAAGATGCGACCTGCTTCGGGTTCAATATCCGCGCGGTGAGTTCAACCCACGGGCGTTTCGGATCGCCTTTTTGTACCCGAAAATGTACAATCACCTGGCGAAGGCGGTTCGGGACGTGGGCTTGGATGGGCCGGACTATCGCGAACATCCCCAGTTTGACGGGGTTTTGTTTCACGCTCGGTACGAGGAGTGGGCGCAGGGTAAGGGTCGGCTGGACGGGATTCACCAGTGGCGCATTTATGCACATCTTGGGGGTGAGAGTGAGTTGTAG
- the LOC120414984 gene encoding uncharacterized protein LOC120414984 isoform X1, with protein sequence MGVRHLESFITQTVPNGCYRINIENEICRYHDSQWRRNAPGPTIVIDLMSLYSPIGDTNVAGSMCGGRYTLVYQQLDRFFAKLRAIGATLVFFCDGVVQEEKYVTWNERQKRKYEDTIRILDAVDEGISLDTLINLFRRDFPGNWLYPVKEVAKKHGRVVTSIANECDKELVQYANSVNALAIISNDTDFLIYEGFWQYWSCKDMNFETLTTKAYNRVGLVRHLGLEFRQMPLLATLAGNDVIHYDEVKQFHRTLGSPRTKFNDLARFVDQQQISARTHEVDLRKLVFHVFGEEDDELFQRFQKSLDLYDLDKWNPIQTVKHDQTVNLLLTLSSKFMYQIYMGHPFEMTGFVTDLREHQVGWRYPQLAIRLEQRKVGIILYHRENSTLMRLVTKLSHDEDYTLHVFNAEFPQNIRVPPLLDLLSKQPDIQASLYETKLALLCWIASDTLNSHQLAPTPYILHPTLLTLYFLLESRVLHLFEADLLLQIAFDVAFERCDLLRVQYPRGEFNPRAFRIAFLYPKMYNHLAKAVRDVGLDGPDYREHPQFDGVLFHARYEEWAQGKGRLDGIHQWRIYAHLGGESEL encoded by the exons ATGGGTGTAAGACATCTGGAATCGTTCATAACTCAAACCGTGCCGAATGGTTGCTACCGAATCAACATCGAGAATGAGATTTG CAGATACCACGACTCCCAATGGCGCAGGAACGCCCCAGGCCCAACGATCGTCATCGACCTTATGTCGCTGTACAGCCCCATTGGAGACACGAACGTAGCGGGAAGCATGTGCGGTGGCCGCTATACGCTCGTTTACCAGCAGCTGGACCGATTTTTCGCTAAACTTCGGGCTATCGGAGCGACGCTGGTATTTTTCTGCGACGGGGTCGTTCAAGAGGAAAAGTACGTAACTTGGAACGAGCGTCAAAAGAGGAAGTATGAAGATACTATAAGAATTTTGGACGCCGTCGACGAGGGGATCAGTTTGGACACGTTGATCAACCTGTTCCGTCGGGATTTTCCCGGGAATTGGCTGTACCCGGTGAAGGAAGTAGCGAAGAAGCACGGCCGGGTCGTAACTTCGATCGCCAACGAGTGCGACAAGGAGCTGGTTCAGTATGCCAACTCGGTTAACGCGCTGGCGATCATTTCGAACGACACGGACTTTTTGATCTACGAGGGTTTCTGGCAGTACTGGTCTTGCAAGGACATGAACTTTGAAACGTTGACTACGAAGGCGTACAACCGGGTGGGCTTGGTTAGACATCTGGGCTTGGAGTTCCGACAGATGCCGTTGCTGGCGACTCTTGCCGGGAACGACGTTATTCACTACGATGAGGTGAAGCAGTTTCATCGAACGCTGGGAAGTCCGAGGACTAAGTTTAACGATCTGGCTCGCTTCGTTGATCAGCAGCAAATTTCTGCCAGGACCCACGAGGTGGATCTACGGAAGCTGGTGTTTCACGTGTTTGGCGAAGAAGACGATGAGCTGTTTCAGCGGTTCCAGAAAAGTCTGGATTTGTACGATTTG gACAAGTGGAACCCAATTCAGACGGTGAAGCATGACCAAACAGTCAACTTGTTGCTGACCTTGTCCAGCAAGTTCATGTACCAGATCTACATGGGCCATCCGTTCGAAATGACGGGCTTTGTTACCGATTTGCGCGAACATCAAGTCGGGTGGCGTTACCCACAGCTGGCGATCCGGCTGGAGCAGCGCAAGGTCGGTATCATTCTCTACCATCGAGAAAACTCTACACTGATGAGGCTCGTGACGAAATTGAGCCACGACGAGGACTACACTTTGCACGTCTTTAACGCGGAATTTCCCCAGAACATCCGCGTTCCTCCACTTCTTGACTTGCTCAGCAAACAGCCGGACATTCAGGCAAGTCTGTACGAAACCAAACTAGCCCTGCTCTGCTGGATTGCTTCCGATACGCTGAACAGCCACCAACTAGCACCAACTCCGTACATCCTCCATCCAACGCTCCTAACGCTGTACTTCCTGCTGGAATCCCGCGTACTGCACCTTTTCGAGGCCGACCTGCTGCTTCAGATCGCTTTTGACGTAGCATTTGAAAGATGCGACCTGCTTCGGGTTCAATATCCGCGCGGTGAGTTCAACCCACGGGCGTTTCGGATCGCCTTTTTGTACCCGAAAATGTACAATCACCTGGCGAAGGCGGTTCGGGACGTGGGCTTGGATGGGCCGGACTATCGCGAACATCCCCAGTTTGACGGGGTTTTGTTTCACGCTCGGTACGAGGAGTGGGCGCAGGGTAAGGGTCGGCTGGACGGGATTCACCAGTGGCGCATTTATGCACATCTTGGGGGTGAGAGTGAGTTGTAG
- the LOC120415013 gene encoding uncharacterized protein LOC120415013 encodes MGVRHLETFICQDVPKGCYRINIENEIRRYYSTCRSQNPPGPTLVIDLMSLYRPIGNTDVPGSMCGGRYTLIYQRLDRFFGKLRELGANLVFYYDGPVQEDKFSTWYERQKNKYAIGIKILDAVDKGINLETLMNRFQRDFPGNTMYPVKEVAKKHGQIITAIANECDKELVQYANSVNALAIISNDTDFLIYKGFWQYWSCKDMNFETLTTKAYNRVALIKHLGLGFKHMPLLATLGGNDVIHYDEVKQFHGTLGRPGSKFHDLARFVEQFRIPVSEHDLKKVVAWVFGENAVDDQLLQRFRNSLDLYDLDKRNPTPTSQSDQTLNVLLTMLNTFMYQIWIGHPVNVTSLITDLRAHKIGWQYPQLAVRLVKRQSGLVLYHRQMLTGSSHLRVVMKMSHEEDFALHEHQAEFPEHIRIPPLLDLLSKQPDIWASLFETKLALYCWIASDSLDFRQLTPIPSILHPTVLTLYFLMENAVLHLFEADLLLQIACEVAFERCDLERVQYPRHRFNPRAFRIAFLYPKVYSHMAKTITLVGLDGEDYRDCHQFDGVLFHNRYEEWAQQKGDLEDIRQWRIYAHLGGESA; translated from the exons ATGGGCGTAAGGCACCTGGAAACGTTTATTTGCCAAGATGTACCAAAAGGGTGCTAccgaataaatattgaaaatgaaatCCG GCGGTACTACAGCACCTGCAGGTCACAGAACCCACCGGGCCCGACGCTGGTCATCGATCTGATGTCGTTGTATCGGCCAATCGGCAATACGGACGTACCGGGGAGCATGTGCGGTGGCCGCTACACGCTGATATACCAACGGTTGGACCGATTTTTCGGCAAACTCAGGGAGCTCGGAGCGAATCTGGTGTTCTACTACGATGGTCCCGTCCAAGAGGACAAGTTTTCGACATGGTACGAACGCCAGAAGAACAAGTACGCGATCGGGATTAAGATTCTGGACGCTGTTGATAAGGGCATCAACTTGGAAACGTTGATGAACCGGTTTCAGCGGGATTTCCCCGGCAATACGATGTATCCGGTGAAGGAAGTGGCAAAGAAACATGGTCAGATTATAACGGCAATAGCGAACGAGTGCGACAAGGAGTTGGTTCAGTATGCCAACTCGGTTAACGCGCTGGCGATCATTTCAAACGACACGGACTTTTTGATTTACAAGGGTTTCTGGCAGTACTGGTCTTGCAAGGATATGAACTTTGAAACGCTGACCACGAAGGCGTACAATCGGGTCGCGTTGATCAAACACCTTGGTCTGGGCTTTAAACATATGCCGTTGCTGGCTACTCTCGGTGGGAACGATGTCATTCACTACGATGAGGTGAAGCAGTTTCACGGGACGTTGGGACGACCTGGAAGTAAATTCCACGATCTGGCTCGGTTCGTGGAACAGTTTCGGATTCCGGTTAGTGAACACGACTTGAAGAAGGTGGTGGCTTGGGTGTTTGGCGAGAATGCTGTTGACGACCAGCTATTGCAGCGTTTTCGTAATAGTTTAGATTTGTACGATCTGGATAAACGAAATCCAACTCCGACGTCGCAGAGCGATCAAACGCTAAACGTGCTGCTGACGATGCTGAACACGTTTATGTATCAAATTTGGATAGGTCACCCGGTCAATGTAACAAGCTTGATTACAGATCTACGAGCCCATAAGATCGGTTGGCAGTATCCACAGCTAGCGGTCCGACTGGTCAAGCGCCAGTCCGGGCTTGTTCTCTATCACCGACAAATGCTAACGGGTTCCAGTCATCTACGCGTTGTGATGAAGATGAGTCACGAAGAGGACTTTGCCCTGCACGAACATCAGGCGGAATTCCCGGAGCACATCAGAATACCACCCCTTCTAGACTTACTCAGCAAACAGCCGGACATTTGGGCCAGTCTATTCGAAACCAAACTTGCCCTGTACTGCTGGATTGCGTCCGACTCGCTGGACTTCCGCCAACTAACCCCGATTCCGTCCATCCTGCATCCGACCGTCCTAACCCTCTACTTTCTGATGGAAAATGCCGTCCTGCACCTCTTCGAAGCCGACCTGCTGCTCCAAATCGCCTGCGAGGTGGCCTTCGAGCGGTGCGATCTGGAACGGGTGCAATACCCACGACACAGGTTCAACCCACGGGCGTTCCGGATTGCATTTCTGTACCCGAAGGTGTACTCGCACATGGCGAAAACGATTACGCTCGTTGGGTTGGACGGCGAAGATTACCGCGACTGCCACCAGTTTGACGGGGTTTTGTTCCACAATCGGTACGAGGAGTGGGCGCAGCAGAAAGGGGACTTGGAAGACATTAGACAGTGGCGGATTTACGCACATCTTGGTGGGGAAAGTGCATGA
- the LOC120415006 gene encoding signal recognition particle receptor subunit alpha homolog has protein sequence MLDLFTIFTKGGIVLWCFRGTNQLFAPPVNALIRSVILQERSGVYDHDGLSLQYKLDNEFELVFVVAFQKILQLSYIDKFLSDVHLEFRDKYKNDLRAENRNYTNFEFQADFSRILAAAEKWGKKQATLPKQMRSYEDSHKSKKTVASMIERRGGEEKPATKKSVKIVEAKREEQENIAPVANGSGGNEDLIMENRKKMMEKLSGKKGGGGKVDKQKSPKSPPQKSGKQMRVWELDGKSKDLPNLDRCKDRPEDIKSDFSSTDKMIGSMKGGIQDLEVESDNDYSEEEEDDDDDEATVTPAAKKSGGMFSLFKGLVGSKNLSREDMQPALDKLKDHLISKNVATDISHKLCESVAVKLEGKVLGTFDTIAATVKNTLTEALVQILSPKRRVDILRDCMEAKKNKRPYVMSFCGVNGVGKSTNLAKICFWLIENNFNVLIAACDTFRAGAVEQLRTHMRHLNALHPPEKHGGRSMVQLYEKGYGKDAAGIAMEAIRHANDTGVDIVLIDTAGRMQDNEPLMRALAKLIKVNEPDLVLFVGEALVGNEAVDQLVKFNQALADYSSNENPHIIDGIVLTKFDTIDDKVGAAISMTYITGQPIVFVGTGQTYTDLKKLNAKAVVHALMK, from the exons ATGTTGGACCTGTTTACCATCTTCACCAAGGGCGGCATCGTCCTGTGGTGCTTCCGCGGAACAAATCAACTTTTCGCACCGCCAGTCAATGCGCTGATCCGGAGCGTGATCCTACAG GAACGTTCCGGAGTGTACGATCATGACGGGTTGTCGCTGCAATATAAGCTGGACAACGAGTTCGAGCTGGTGTTTGTGGTGGCGTTCCAGAAGATTCTGCAGCTGTCGTACATTGACAAGTTCTTGAGCGATGTGCACCTGGAGTTCCGGGACAAGTACAAGAACGATTTGCGAGCGGAGAATCGCAACTATACGAACTTTGAGTTCCAGGCGGATTTCAGTAGGATTTTGGCCGCGGCGGAGAAGTGGGGCAAGAAGCAGGCGACGCTGCCGAAGCAGATGCGCAGCTACGAGGACTCCCACAAGTCGAAAAAGACCGTTGCTTCGATGATTGAGCGCCGAGGTGGTGAGGAGAAACCGGCCACTAAGAAATCAGTTAAGATTGTCGAGGCCAAGCGGGAGGAGCAGGAGAACATTGCTCCGGTGGCGAATGGTTCTGGGGGGAATGAGGATTTGATCATGGAGAACCGTAAGAAGATGATGGAAAAGTTGAGCGGAAAGAAGGGTGGCGGCGGTAAGGTGGACAAGCAAAAGTCCCCGAAGAGTCCGCCGCAAAAGTCGGGAAAGCAAATGCGTGTTTGGGAATTGGACGGAAAGTCGAAGGATTTGCCCAATTTGGACCGGTGCAAGGACAGGCCGGAGGACATCAAGAGTGACTTTTCGTCGACGGATAAGATGATTGGTAGCATGAAGGGAGGCATTCAGGATTTGGAGGTTGAAAGTGACAACGATTATTCggaagaggaggaggatgatgatgacgacgagGCGACTGTGACTCCGGCAGCGAAGAAATCCGGAGGAATGTTTTCGCTGTTTAAGGGACTGGTAGGATCGAAGAATCTTAGCCGGGAGGACATGCAGCCCGCGCTGGACAAGCTGAAGGACCACTTGATTTCGAAGAATGTGGCCACTGACATTTCGCACAAGTTGTGCGAATCCGTTGCCGTCAAGCTGGAGGGCAAAGTGCTGGGCACGTTTGACACTATCGCGGCCACCGTCAAGAACACGCTGACGGAAGCGCTGGTTCAGATTTTGTCCCCGAAGCGACGCGTGGACATTCTCCGTGATTGCATGGAGGCGAAAAAGAACAAGCGTCCGTACGTGATGAGTTTCTGCGGCGTAAATGGCGTCGGCAAGTCGACCAATTTGGCCAAGATCTGCTTTTGGTTGATCGAGAACAACTTCAACGTGCTGATCGCCGCTTGCGACACATTCCGAGCCGGTGCCGTCGAACAGCTGCGCACTCACATGAGACACTTGAACGCATTGCACCCGCCGGAGAAGCACGGCGGACGCAGCATGGTGCAGCTGTACGAGAAAGGATACGGCAAGGACGCCGCCGGGATCGCTATGGAAGCGATCCGTCATGCCAACGACACTGGCGTCGACATCGTGCTGATCGATACGGCCGGCCGTATGCAGGACAATGAACCACTGATGCGAGCGCTGGCCAAGCTGATCAAGGTCAACGAGCCCGATCTGGTGCTGTTCGTGGGAGAAGCCCTCGTCGGTAACGAAGCCGTCGACCAGCTGGTCAAATTCAACCAAGCCCTGGCGGATTACTCATCGAACGAAAATCCTCACATCATCGACGGCATCGTGCTGACCAAGTTTGACACCATCGACGATAAG GTGGGAGCCGCCATCTCGATGACGTACATCACCGGCCAGCCGATTGTGTTTGTCGGCACGGGCCAGACGTACACCGACCTGAAGAAGCTGAACGCCAAGGCCGTCGTGCACGCGTTGATGAAGTAG